From the Butyrivibrio fibrisolvens genome, one window contains:
- a CDS encoding tyrosine-type recombinase/integrase — protein sequence MLKNVFKNEPIAEMQISDIKKRDIKYMYERWTGPGLITRKAFVNRKSALNGVFTFAAENEYIAVNFIPSIVTTELKFKEPNHQNKAFRKDERQKLLKYLRTLKQDGYTLAIQLALYSTFRIGELRAIRYDDLSGNTLTIRHQLVEESEYAVNTKYLKVDKAPRRVNEKLPKGNAHYSVREITLISEAVEILNMAKEINPDGEYLFMCHGRPINNDTFNERLRKYCGEAGVPYLSSHKLRFTVASIMRSSGVDIAFLQKNLGHSNRRMTEHYIYEDVEDPKDMEEQLGLILGVS from the coding sequence ATGTTAAAAAATGTCTTCAAGAATGAGCCTATAGCTGAAATGCAGATAAGCGATATCAAGAAAAGAGATATCAAATATATGTATGAGCGCTGGACTGGTCCGGGTCTTATAACAAGAAAGGCATTTGTTAACCGAAAATCTGCACTTAACGGAGTCTTTACCTTTGCAGCTGAAAATGAATATATTGCGGTTAATTTCATCCCATCTATTGTCACTACAGAGCTCAAATTCAAAGAACCCAATCATCAGAATAAGGCATTCAGAAAAGATGAACGCCAAAAGCTCTTAAAATACCTCAGGACGCTTAAGCAGGACGGTTATACCCTTGCTATCCAACTTGCACTATACTCTACTTTTAGAATTGGAGAATTAAGGGCAATACGTTATGATGACCTTTCAGGTAATACTCTGACAATACGCCATCAGCTTGTAGAAGAATCTGAATATGCTGTCAATACCAAATACCTTAAGGTTGACAAAGCTCCGAGACGAGTAAATGAAAAGCTTCCAAAGGGAAATGCCCACTACTCAGTAAGAGAGATTACTCTTATTTCTGAAGCTGTCGAGATTCTAAATATGGCAAAAGAAATAAACCCTGATGGGGAATATCTCTTTATGTGTCATGGCAGGCCAATCAACAACGACACGTTTAATGAGCGCCTTAGAAAGTATTGTGGTGAAGCAGGTGTTCCATATCTCTCAAGTCACAAACTTCGCTTCACTGTAGCATCAATAATGCGATCATCCGGTGTAGATATTGCATTTTTACAAAAAAATCTTGGTCACTCCAATAGAAGAATGACAGAACACTATATCTATGAAGATGTTGAGGATCCTAAGGATATGGAAGAACAGCTCGGATTGATACTTGGTGTATCATGA
- a CDS encoding winged helix-turn-helix transcriptional regulator — protein MDRSSCIVLEGLQRNGSPRATFETDEDRRVLWVTIPIQPDYFESLDSLDSLDSSDTNQNDISSKQDINDKEIQLLELLEQEPTITLVKAAEKLGWKETLVKYYVASLKKKKMLSRNGTSHNGVWVVSKD, from the coding sequence ATGGACAGATCTTCTTGTATTGTCTTAGAGGGACTGCAAAGAAATGGTTCTCCCAGAGCAACGTTTGAAACAGATGAAGATAGGCGCGTGTTATGGGTGACGATACCAATTCAGCCGGACTACTTTGAAAGTTTAGATAGTTTGGATAGTTTAGATAGTTCGGATACTAACCAAAATGATATATCTTCAAAACAAGATATCAACGACAAAGAAATACAATTGCTAGAGTTACTGGAACAAGAACCAACAATTACCTTAGTTAAAGCTGCAGAAAAATTAGGTTGGAAAGAAACTCTTGTAAAATATTATGTTGCTTCTTTGAAGAAAAAGAAAATGCTTTCGAGAAATGGAACAAGTCACAATGGTGTTTGGGTAGTAAGTAAAGATTAA